Proteins from a genomic interval of Oceanispirochaeta crateris:
- a CDS encoding type II toxin-antitoxin system Phd/YefM family antitoxin gives MIYNAVDSTIVSEVIDMLNSITANDLKVKGVSILDQAISASSEAIITVRGKSKYVVLSMDEYNRLRECELEAALMEARNDFEAGNYHVGTVEEHINRITNA, from the coding sequence TTGATTTACAATGCTGTTGATAGTACTATTGTTAGTGAGGTAATTGATATGTTAAATAGTATAACCGCCAATGATTTGAAAGTTAAGGGTGTCTCAATTCTTGATCAAGCTATTTCTGCTAGCAGCGAAGCAATTATAACTGTACGTGGTAAAAGTAAATATGTTGTCTTATCAATGGATGAATATAATCGCTTAAGAGAATGTGAGCTAGAAGCAGCATTAATGGAAGCTAGGAATGATTTTGAAGCAGGTAATTATCATGTTGGGACTGTTGAAGAACATATCAACAGAATAACTAATGCCTAA
- a CDS encoding transposase, translating to MSKYSTGFRNSILRKVLPPESRSIAQVSREEGISNQTIRNWVAKAKDGTLDAAAGELSPDRRSISEKMSLLLESRSISKDEIGNWLRKNGLHSEHLSLWEQELRQSMTEKEKTIQEQNHQLKLKTKKLEKELARKDKALAEMAALLTLKKKVDALLGDDEDD from the coding sequence TTGAGTAAGTACAGTACAGGATTTCGAAACAGCATTTTACGGAAAGTTCTGCCCCCTGAGAGTAGGTCTATTGCCCAGGTAAGCCGGGAAGAAGGAATCTCAAATCAAACAATTAGGAATTGGGTTGCCAAGGCTAAAGATGGTACACTGGATGCAGCTGCTGGAGAGTTATCACCAGATCGGAGGAGCATTTCAGAAAAGATGTCCCTTCTCTTAGAGAGCCGATCAATTTCAAAAGATGAGATAGGAAATTGGCTTAGAAAGAATGGTCTCCACAGTGAACATCTATCCCTCTGGGAGCAGGAGCTGCGGCAGTCTATGACAGAAAAAGAAAAGACCATCCAGGAACAAAATCATCAATTGAAGCTAAAGACTAAAAAGCTTGAGAAAGAGCTTGCTCGTAAAGATAAAGCCCTGGCTGAAATGGCAGCCCTACTAACTCTTAAAAAAAAAGTGGATGCTCTATTGGGGGACGACGAGGACGATTAA
- a CDS encoding copper-translocating P-type ATPase: protein MKNNDMNHEHMNHQKHDQHSGHQHQGHSGHHDHNAHHRMMIQDFKKRFYITLVLTLPVLALSPLIQKILGFSFGFPGSGYVVFALASIIFLYGGWPFLSGLVKELKDKSPGMMTLIGLAITVAYVYSAAVTFGLDGTPFYWELATLIAIMLAGHWIEMASILGASSALEKLAKLMPSEAHRKKDDEVEDIPLSEVKKGDVLVIKPGEKIPSDGVVLKGESYINESMLTGESKPVRKGKDDRLIGGSLNGDGSLELRVEGAGDESYLNKVIKMVGEAQASKSKTQALSDRAAFWLTIVSLSVGIATLITWLLVGQDLQFAIARMATVMIITCPHALGLAIPLVVAVSTAKSAENGLLIQNRTAFENARKISTVIFDKTGTLTTGTFEVTSVDIHDKKYGDKELLTFAGSVEALSEHPIGKSIVLRAKKDEIDLPAVDNFQAVKGKGVSGTVSGKKIQIVSPGYLQEQNLEIPEGAEAKGGVTRIFILVQGKVAGSLALSDTIRPESYQAIKALQKLNIKCWMLTGDNKETAKAVADELGMDGFFAEVLPDEKQAKVKELQAQGEYVAMAGDGVNDSPALAQAQVGIAVGSGTDIAAASADIILVNSNPLDITALILFGKATYNKMVQNLIWATGYNVIAIPLAAGVLYNVGIVMRPEVGAILMSASTVIVAVNARLLRVKKEELKEAGK from the coding sequence TTGAAAAATAATGATATGAACCATGAACATATGAATCATCAAAAACATGACCAGCATTCCGGTCATCAACATCAGGGACATTCTGGTCATCATGACCACAATGCCCATCACCGCATGATGATACAGGATTTTAAAAAACGATTCTATATAACACTGGTATTAACCTTGCCTGTCCTGGCCCTGTCACCCCTTATCCAGAAAATTCTGGGATTTTCCTTTGGATTTCCCGGCTCTGGATATGTGGTTTTTGCTCTGGCGTCGATTATCTTTTTATACGGAGGTTGGCCGTTTCTTTCAGGGCTCGTTAAAGAACTGAAGGACAAGAGTCCGGGAATGATGACCCTTATCGGTCTGGCCATAACGGTTGCCTACGTTTATAGCGCTGCCGTTACCTTCGGTTTAGACGGAACCCCTTTTTACTGGGAGCTGGCCACTCTGATTGCCATTATGCTCGCAGGGCACTGGATTGAAATGGCATCCATACTCGGTGCCTCATCGGCTCTGGAAAAACTGGCCAAGTTAATGCCCAGTGAAGCCCACCGAAAGAAGGATGATGAAGTAGAGGATATACCTCTTTCTGAGGTAAAGAAAGGGGATGTGCTAGTCATTAAGCCGGGGGAGAAGATTCCCTCCGACGGTGTCGTGCTAAAGGGTGAAAGCTATATTAACGAATCCATGCTCACCGGAGAATCAAAACCGGTCAGAAAGGGAAAAGATGACAGGCTTATAGGTGGTTCTCTGAACGGCGATGGCTCTCTGGAGCTCCGAGTTGAGGGGGCGGGTGATGAGTCCTACCTGAATAAGGTGATTAAGATGGTAGGAGAAGCCCAGGCTTCAAAATCCAAGACTCAAGCCTTATCTGATCGTGCTGCATTCTGGCTGACCATTGTCTCTCTCTCCGTAGGTATCGCGACTCTTATAACCTGGCTTCTGGTGGGGCAGGACCTACAGTTCGCCATAGCAAGGATGGCAACGGTTATGATCATTACCTGTCCCCATGCCCTGGGACTGGCGATTCCCCTGGTGGTCGCAGTTTCTACAGCGAAGTCAGCCGAAAACGGTCTGCTCATTCAGAACCGTACGGCCTTTGAAAATGCCAGAAAGATCTCCACGGTCATCTTTGATAAGACAGGAACCTTGACTACGGGGACATTCGAAGTCACCAGTGTGGATATACACGACAAAAAATATGGGGATAAGGAACTTCTTACCTTTGCAGGTAGTGTGGAAGCCCTTTCAGAGCATCCCATTGGAAAGAGTATTGTTCTGCGTGCAAAGAAGGATGAAATTGACCTGCCTGCTGTTGATAATTTTCAGGCAGTCAAGGGGAAGGGAGTCAGCGGTACTGTGTCAGGTAAGAAGATACAGATAGTGAGTCCCGGATATCTTCAGGAGCAGAATTTAGAGATTCCCGAAGGGGCGGAGGCTAAAGGCGGCGTCACACGGATCTTCATTCTTGTTCAGGGAAAGGTCGCCGGTTCTCTGGCCTTGTCGGACACTATCCGGCCTGAATCCTATCAGGCAATAAAGGCTCTGCAGAAGCTGAATATAAAATGCTGGATGCTCACCGGCGATAATAAGGAAACAGCCAAGGCCGTAGCCGATGAATTGGGGATGGACGGTTTTTTTGCAGAAGTACTGCCTGATGAGAAACAGGCAAAGGTAAAAGAGCTGCAGGCACAAGGGGAATATGTGGCCATGGCAGGAGATGGAGTAAACGATTCTCCCGCACTTGCTCAGGCACAGGTCGGTATAGCAGTGGGATCGGGAACGGATATAGCAGCGGCATCGGCGGATATAATCCTGGTGAATTCCAACCCTCTGGATATCACGGCGCTCATACTCTTCGGCAAGGCCACCTATAATAAGATGGTTCAGAATCTGATTTGGGCCACTGGATATAACGTCATTGCCATCCCCCTGGCGGCGGGTGTTTTATATAATGTTGGTATTGTCATGCGTCCGGAAGTCGGAGCCATCCTGATGTCGGCTTCTACGGTCATTGTGGCAGTGAATGCACGTCTTCTAAGGGTTAAGAAAGAGGAATTAAAGGAGGCAGGGAAATGA
- a CDS encoding SHOCT domain-containing protein: protein MMSGFGYGRGMGWGTGGGIASLLFIAVFIVGGVFFVRWIMRKSEKNGLFGEEPSALEELKTRYAKGEITKEEYLEIKSVIADETNKIE from the coding sequence ATGATGAGTGGCTTTGGTTATGGCAGAGGTATGGGCTGGGGAACAGGAGGGGGAATAGCTTCCCTTCTGTTTATAGCAGTATTCATTGTCGGAGGCGTCTTTTTTGTCAGATGGATTATGAGAAAATCCGAAAAAAACGGATTATTTGGAGAAGAGCCGAGTGCTCTGGAAGAGCTGAAAACACGATACGCAAAGGGAGAAATTACCAAAGAAGAGTACCTGGAAATAAAGTCTGTTATTGCGGACGAAACAAACAAAATAGAATAA
- a CDS encoding YaaC family protein, whose amino-acid sequence MERRVRKLEANLDKSQSNILNLQKKVFSNKYREQIKWSTDEIRLRKCLVKPDLKKATVLTDSTWRYVWIYLKQNRCESALYYWEQAENFYKASISLPIDARPLTLYYCYLNAVKALLKSKSISFDTKHGVSGERIKGRINIINEKIKLKEKGVLSGLSNYLKEPVPEGGEDYELKDILYNLAYIHRSFCLTFPRSTELYIPIKTPTFVQDKSRKIGWVEFELCDYFKSNTIINNLEGYSEDRFYNDKGKRVLRRNKTFKWEAPRNSPTQKSINNLYSYYEKVRPDFQYIYSPNRLWYLKRKNIRHEINRNPLVLTYAAMHRLSELARYEPKILSQHLERRSSWLISEYIDRSVDQFIDGISSEITKDEFKIAGTRN is encoded by the coding sequence ATGGAAAGGCGAGTACGAAAACTTGAAGCAAATCTTGATAAGAGTCAAAGCAATATTCTAAATCTTCAAAAAAAAGTATTTAGTAATAAATATAGAGAACAAATAAAATGGAGTACAGATGAAATCAGATTAAGAAAATGTTTAGTAAAGCCTGATTTAAAAAAAGCAACAGTACTGACAGATTCTACATGGAGATATGTATGGATTTATTTAAAACAAAATAGATGTGAATCAGCCCTATATTACTGGGAACAAGCGGAAAATTTCTACAAAGCTTCAATTTCACTTCCAATAGATGCAAGGCCATTAACCCTTTATTATTGTTATTTAAATGCAGTTAAAGCTTTGTTGAAATCGAAATCAATTTCATTTGACACTAAACATGGAGTCTCAGGTGAAAGAATCAAAGGTAGAATAAATATTATAAATGAGAAAATTAAATTAAAAGAAAAGGGTGTTTTATCTGGACTTTCGAATTATTTGAAAGAACCAGTTCCTGAAGGTGGAGAAGACTATGAGCTAAAAGATATTCTGTACAATTTAGCTTATATTCATAGATCATTTTGTTTAACATTTCCTCGTTCAACAGAACTCTATATCCCAATTAAAACACCAACATTTGTTCAAGACAAATCAAGGAAAATAGGTTGGGTCGAATTTGAGTTATGTGACTATTTTAAATCTAATACAATTATTAATAACCTTGAAGGTTACTCTGAAGATAGGTTTTATAATGATAAAGGGAAGAGGGTTTTACGAAGGAATAAAACATTTAAATGGGAAGCTCCAAGAAATTCACCAACACAAAAGAGTATCAATAATCTGTATTCTTACTATGAGAAAGTAAGACCAGATTTTCAGTATATTTATAGTCCAAATAGATTATGGTATTTAAAAAGAAAGAATATCAGACATGAGATTAATAGAAATCCTTTGGTTTTAACATATGCTGCTATGCATAGGCTAAGTGAACTCGCGAGATATGAACCAAAAATCCTAAGTCAGCATTTGGAAAGACGGTCCAGTTGGTTGATTAGTGAATATATTGATCGCTCAGTTGATCAATTTATTGATGGTATTTCATCTGAGATCACTAAAGATGAGTTTAAAATTGCAGGAACAAGAAATTGA
- a CDS encoding acetyltransferase: MKIEVVNKTDYLTLICIWEKSVRNTHDFLEEGYIEELKPLILEHYFDAVDLRCAKDDAGIIKGFCGVQEGNIEMLFITPKYRGQGIGRALADYAVHNQGAFKVDVNEQNYQAVGFYKHFGFKVIGRSDLDGQGKPYPLLHMELGR; this comes from the coding sequence ATGAAGATTGAAGTTGTTAATAAGACTGACTACCTGACACTTATTTGTATCTGGGAAAAGTCTGTGAGAAACACCCATGATTTTCTTGAAGAAGGGTATATTGAAGAATTAAAACCTCTCATACTTGAGCATTACTTCGATGCTGTAGATTTACGCTGTGCTAAAGATGATGCTGGGATCATCAAGGGATTTTGCGGTGTACAAGAAGGTAATATAGAGATGCTTTTTATTACCCCAAAATATAGAGGGCAGGGTATCGGTCGGGCACTGGCTGATTATGCAGTTCATAATCAAGGAGCTTTTAAAGTTGATGTGAACGAACAGAATTATCAGGCTGTAGGCTTCTATAAACATTTCGGATTCAAAGTAATCGGACGATCAGATCTTGATGGTCAAGGCAAACCTTATCCACTGCTCCATATGGAACTTGGACGCTGA
- a CDS encoding DDE-type integrase/transposase/recombinase, giving the protein MRELGIKAIIPKRCLSKPGKNHKKYPYLLRNLDITHPKHVWASDITYVVLPGGIVYVVAIIDLYSRKILSWSVSNTMDPIVQDSCHSI; this is encoded by the coding sequence ATGAGAGAACTGGGGATCAAGGCTATTATTCCGAAACGGTGTCTTTCCAAACCCGGCAAGAACCATAAGAAATATCCCTATCTGCTCCGGAATCTCGATATTACCCATCCTAAACACGTTTGGGCTTCGGATATCACCTATGTTGTTCTTCCCGGAGGAATTGTTTACGTAGTCGCAATAATCGATCTGTACAGCAGAAAAATCCTTTCCTGGAGTGTAAGTAACACGATGGACCCTATAGTTCAAGATAGTTGTCACAGTATTTAA
- a CDS encoding phage tail fiber protein, translating to MKERLGTKGRVRVRVLSPDGRIKRSKPGLFRRILGFPGKLNDFTFHNVVTTYGDALLANLAVGGGMTAVDSANGHIEVGTGWTGLSPKDNTGGCNTPTGTRQGMDNDYPATKGTLGESADDKACYRATFPAGSLDATGINEAALMNASSSGICLAYAQITPEVNIGANDILQIDWEITFYGT from the coding sequence ATGAAAGAAAGACTAGGAACTAAGGGACGGGTTAGAGTGAGAGTGTTGAGCCCTGATGGTAGAATCAAACGGAGTAAGCCAGGACTCTTCCGAAGAATTCTGGGATTCCCTGGAAAGCTGAATGATTTTACCTTCCACAATGTGGTGACGACCTATGGCGATGCCCTCTTGGCTAACCTGGCGGTGGGCGGCGGAATGACCGCCGTAGACAGTGCAAACGGCCATATAGAGGTGGGAACCGGTTGGACAGGGCTAAGCCCCAAGGATAATACGGGAGGCTGCAATACACCTACAGGTACCCGCCAAGGGATGGACAACGATTATCCTGCGACAAAGGGAACCTTAGGAGAATCGGCGGATGATAAGGCTTGTTATCGGGCCACCTTCCCCGCAGGCAGCCTGGATGCCACAGGTATCAATGAGGCCGCCCTTATGAACGCATCCTCTTCCGGGATATGTCTGGCCTATGCCCAGATCACCCCTGAGGTGAATATAGGGGCCAACGACATTCTGCAGATAGACTGGGAGATCACCTTTTATGGGACCTGA
- a CDS encoding LDCC motif putative metal-binding protein: protein MKFFKVNLKKRWMNYLNKLAKANQDLYGSQRLDCCDLDKKKK, encoded by the coding sequence ATGAAATTTTTCAAGGTGAACTTAAAGAAAAGATGGATGAATTATCTTAACAAATTGGCTAAGGCCAATCAGGATTTATATGGCTCCCAAAGACTGGATTGCTGCGATCTTGATAAAAAAAAGAAGTAA
- a CDS encoding transposase has protein sequence MRKKWSDSEKARIALMAIREENTISEIAQETGAHPNMISKWK, from the coding sequence ATGCGCAAAAAGTGGAGCGATTCAGAAAAAGCAAGAATTGCGCTCATGGCGATTCGCGAAGAGAATACGATCAGTGAAATAGCTCAGGAAACAGGGGCACATCCGAACATGATTTCAAAGTGGAAATGA
- a CDS encoding SHOCT domain-containing protein → MFGNFGQFCNGFSSFGKFHSGGFIMMGIGLVVILVVAYFIFKKDSFLKSDSSESPLELLQKRYVNGEINEVEYLSKKEVLGKKK, encoded by the coding sequence ATGTTTGGTAATTTTGGGCAATTTTGTAATGGTTTTTCTTCGTTTGGCAAATTTCATAGTGGAGGGTTTATTATGATGGGAATTGGTTTAGTAGTAATACTGGTTGTTGCGTATTTTATTTTCAAGAAAGATTCTTTTTTGAAATCAGATAGTTCAGAATCCCCTCTAGAATTGCTTCAGAAACGATATGTGAATGGAGAAATCAATGAGGTTGAGTATTTGAGCAAGAAAGAAGTTCTTGGGAAGAAGAAATAG
- a CDS encoding IS3 family transposase yields the protein MLDEAISDGARRSEACNVMDISVRTYHRWSDSSCGDKRKGAVKKVKRKLAEYERQEILRIACEDRFVDCNPYQIVVTLLDEGVYIASVSTFYRVLRDADMIHHRKRSYPARKQNKPPELAATGPNQVWSWDITFLKTDVNGIFLYCYMIVDVWSRKIVGWEIHESESSELAEQMFRRLKIIHKLEGIRLHSDNGNPMKGGTMIMTLYALGVIPSFSRPRVSDDNPYSESLFKTLKYTAGYPKYFKDIHQARVWMADFVNWYNNEHKHSGISYISPAQRHCGDGSEIMEKRNKVIRKAISKTPERWSSDQKIWEDQKHVYLNPSLETKKQLISA from the coding sequence TTGTTAGATGAAGCAATATCAGATGGAGCCAGAAGATCAGAAGCCTGTAATGTAATGGATATATCTGTCCGGACATATCATAGATGGAGTGATTCTTCTTGTGGTGACAAAAGAAAAGGAGCAGTGAAAAAGGTTAAAAGAAAGCTTGCAGAGTATGAACGTCAAGAGATTCTCAGGATTGCCTGTGAAGATAGATTTGTGGACTGTAATCCATATCAGATTGTTGTAACTCTTTTGGATGAAGGAGTATATATAGCATCTGTAAGTACTTTCTACAGAGTGCTGAGAGATGCAGACATGATTCACCACAGAAAAAGAAGTTACCCTGCAAGAAAGCAGAATAAACCTCCTGAGTTGGCAGCTACAGGCCCCAATCAGGTTTGGAGTTGGGATATTACTTTTCTCAAAACAGATGTGAATGGAATCTTCCTTTACTGCTATATGATCGTTGATGTCTGGAGTCGTAAAATTGTTGGTTGGGAGATACACGAATCTGAATCATCGGAGCTAGCCGAGCAAATGTTTAGAAGGTTAAAAATCATTCATAAACTGGAAGGAATCAGGCTGCATTCTGATAATGGGAATCCCATGAAAGGTGGTACCATGATTATGACATTGTATGCATTAGGAGTGATCCCATCTTTTTCAAGACCCAGAGTCAGTGATGATAATCCCTATTCTGAATCTTTGTTCAAAACTTTAAAATATACGGCCGGATACCCAAAGTATTTTAAGGATATACATCAAGCTCGTGTATGGATGGCAGATTTTGTGAATTGGTATAACAATGAGCATAAACATTCAGGAATCTCATATATTTCTCCAGCCCAAAGACACTGTGGCGATGGTTCAGAAATAATGGAGAAAAGGAATAAGGTCATAAGAAAAGCAATTAGCAAAACTCCTGAAAGGTGGAGTTCTGATCAAAAGATATGGGAGGATCAGAAACATGTGTATCTGAACCCATCTTTAGAGACTAAGAAGCAACTGATTTCAGCATAA
- a CDS encoding type II toxin-antitoxin system YafQ family toxin: protein MPKIIFTHSYEKKAVKFIKKHPELKNQYMKTLQLMEINPKHPSLRLHQLKGKLSDLHSISINISYRITIEFIIQEDTIIPISIGTHDEIY, encoded by the coding sequence ATGCCTAAAATCATATTTACTCACAGCTATGAGAAAAAAGCTGTAAAATTTATAAAGAAACATCCAGAATTAAAAAACCAATATATGAAAACCCTTCAACTGATGGAAATTAATCCAAAACATCCGTCTCTACGCTTGCATCAATTAAAGGGTAAGCTCTCAGATCTACACAGTATTTCAATAAATATATCCTACAGAATTACAATTGAGTTCATTATTCAAGAAGATACAATTATCCCGATAAGTATTGGGACTCATGACGAAATATACTGA
- a CDS encoding DNA primase family protein, whose translation MAERMKLKKLMIRLKRYEEMECNAVTIALSEERTFPEDVKEIMILSAEGRLNECYGLLSLMFNCYTELLDETRGEEIDDIRFFELRWLSYAKALKTRKEPKIPANGANKHIEREALRILATNRIEGGENYSDFFNARMMIEDWGEDIRYCAPWKMWMIWNVRHWKVDDRNAIFEMGKLSIEAMMDKAADCWNTDEALAMIAHSRRSSTARKIDSMLQLVRADPSIRLGPDDFDRDIYSFNCHNGIIDLHTGRLRAHNREELISKVSPVNYDPESACPVWKKFLKDIFDGKRELIKFVQKFVGCSLTGDMSSQAMFILYGTGANGKSTFINVITQIMGDYAMTTPTETFMQKKGEQATNDIARLKGARFVSATESDERGRLAESVIKRLTGNDIISARFLYGEYFQFIPTFKIVMATNHKPRISGMDFAIWRRIKLIPFEVTFSEEKQDKKLPEKLEKELPGILTWMVEGCLKWLKEGLGNPEAIQDATEEYRNQMSDIQMFLTDCCVFEEESMTQSSVLYATYIAWCEKNNERAKSNRNFSMMLSDSGMDKVRLSPGIFWIGVRVLEELDY comes from the coding sequence ATGGCTGAGAGAATGAAACTGAAAAAACTCATGATCCGACTGAAGCGGTATGAGGAGATGGAATGTAACGCCGTTACGATTGCCCTCAGTGAGGAGAGAACCTTTCCTGAAGATGTGAAGGAAATAATGATTTTGTCCGCCGAGGGACGACTCAATGAGTGTTATGGTCTTTTATCTCTGATGTTCAACTGTTATACCGAACTTTTGGATGAGACAAGAGGCGAAGAAATAGACGACATTCGGTTCTTTGAATTACGCTGGCTCAGTTATGCCAAAGCTTTGAAAACCCGGAAAGAACCAAAGATTCCTGCAAATGGAGCGAACAAACATATTGAGCGGGAGGCTCTAAGAATATTAGCTACTAACCGGATTGAGGGAGGTGAGAATTATTCGGACTTCTTCAATGCCCGTATGATGATTGAGGATTGGGGAGAAGATATCCGTTACTGCGCCCCCTGGAAGATGTGGATGATATGGAATGTCAGGCACTGGAAGGTGGATGATCGGAATGCCATCTTTGAGATGGGAAAGCTCAGCATCGAGGCAATGATGGACAAGGCAGCTGACTGCTGGAATACCGACGAGGCCCTGGCTATGATTGCCCATAGTAGGAGGAGTTCTACCGCTCGGAAAATAGACTCAATGCTGCAGTTAGTCCGCGCCGATCCATCCATTCGTTTGGGCCCCGATGATTTTGACAGAGATATCTACTCGTTCAACTGCCACAATGGGATTATTGACCTCCATACGGGACGCCTGAGAGCTCATAATCGAGAGGAGCTCATTAGCAAAGTATCACCGGTAAACTATGATCCAGAGTCAGCCTGTCCCGTTTGGAAGAAATTTCTGAAAGACATATTCGATGGAAAACGGGAACTGATTAAATTTGTCCAGAAGTTTGTAGGCTGCAGTCTCACAGGGGACATGTCTAGTCAGGCTATGTTTATCCTCTATGGAACCGGAGCGAATGGGAAGAGCACCTTTATTAACGTTATTACTCAAATCATGGGAGACTACGCCATGACCACACCGACAGAGACTTTTATGCAAAAAAAGGGAGAACAGGCCACCAACGATATCGCCCGGCTTAAGGGTGCTCGCTTTGTCTCGGCCACAGAGAGCGATGAGAGAGGTCGTCTGGCCGAGTCGGTGATCAAACGTCTGACAGGAAATGATATAATCAGCGCCCGCTTTCTCTATGGGGAGTATTTTCAATTTATTCCCACCTTCAAGATCGTGATGGCCACCAACCACAAGCCCAGAATCAGCGGCATGGATTTTGCTATTTGGCGCCGAATAAAGCTCATACCATTTGAGGTGACTTTCTCTGAGGAAAAGCAGGATAAGAAACTGCCTGAGAAACTGGAGAAGGAATTGCCTGGTATTCTCACCTGGATGGTAGAAGGCTGCCTGAAATGGCTTAAAGAAGGTTTGGGCAATCCGGAGGCCATCCAGGATGCCACCGAAGAATATCGGAATCAGATGAGTGATATTCAGATGTTCCTGACTGACTGCTGCGTCTTTGAGGAGGAGTCCATGACTCAGTCCAGCGTGCTCTACGCGACCTATATTGCCTGGTGCGAGAAGAATAACGAGAGGGCCAAGAGCAACCGCAACTTCAGCATGATGCTCTCGGACTCAGGCATGGATAAGGTCCGGCTCAGCCCGGGAATATTCTGGATTGGTGTGAGGGTTTTGGAAGAGTTGGATTACTGA
- a CDS encoding integrase core domain-containing protein → MDTAFVMEALMQAMVRYGLPEIFNTDQGSLFTSNEFSSLLKGEMVRFSMDGKGRVLDNIYIERFWKTLKSEDIYLYRYDTLNTLRKGMMKYFRFYNSVRPHQSLNGNSPDEIYFRESNLKVA, encoded by the coding sequence ATGGATACGGCTTTTGTTATGGAAGCTCTGATGCAGGCCATGGTGAGGTACGGTTTACCGGAAATCTTCAATACCGATCAGGGCAGTCTGTTTACCAGCAACGAGTTCTCATCTCTTCTTAAAGGAGAAATGGTGCGGTTCAGCATGGACGGGAAAGGCCGCGTTCTGGACAATATTTACATTGAAAGATTCTGGAAAACTCTGAAGTCTGAAGACATTTATCTCTACCGGTATGATACTCTAAACACTCTCCGAAAGGGAATGATGAAATACTTCAGATTTTACAATTCAGTCAGGCCTCACCAGAGTCTGAATGGGAACTCTCCGGATGAGATATATTTCCGGGAGTCTAACTTAAAAGTGGCATAA